One Gigantopelta aegis isolate Gae_Host chromosome 1, Gae_host_genome, whole genome shotgun sequence genomic region harbors:
- the LOC121382224 gene encoding vacuolar protein sorting-associated protein 4B-like codes for MAPSTKENKKEELIIAIQEHPVLYDKSSCNYNDAELEALCNLEASLCSHYDVLLKKIGQLNADHHVGTDTQQPKLSAPESAMAQSSEDLQKRSRQSAIEETIVRAGSIRFSDVAGLTDAKQALTEAIVMPLHFPQLFTGGRKPWKRILLYGPPGTGKSRLAQAVASEINSTFYSVSSADLVSSWVGESEKLIKELFLQATNEPGRSVVFIDEIDSICRKRNSREEEHTRRIKTELLKQMEGADTSVTADKIFLLCATNCPWELDLAFLRRFQKRIYIPLPDRESRLQLMKLHCRGTQVKFTDDDWNQLADQTDGYSGSDIATFTLGALLEPVRDLQSTKHWTQLPDGHFIPCSPHSDAINASMVDLPPDKIVPRDVSLLDFIKSLQTHRKTVCEEELQKFEHFTKNFGEHG; via the exons GAGGCACTGTGTAACTTGGAGGCAAGTCTGTGCAGTCACTACGATGTTCTTCTCAAGAAGATAGGACAGCTGAATGCAGACCATCATGTGGGCACTGATACACAACAGCCAAAGCTGTCTGCACCTG AATCTGCTATGGCACAAAGCAGCGAGGATCTGCAGAAGAGAAGCCGACAGTCTGCGATAGAGGAAACGATCGTGCGTGCAGGAAGTATCCGCTTCAGCGACGTTGCCGGTCTGACGGATGCCAAACAAGCCCTGACTGAAGCCATCGTCATGCCGCTTCACTTCCCGCAGCTCTTCACTG GTGGGAGGAAACCATGGAAACGCATTCTTCTCTATGGTCCACCTGGAACGGGGAAATCTCGACTAGCACAAGCTGTCGCATCGGAGATCAACTCAACTTTCTACAGCGTGTCCAGTGCCGATCTCGTGTCCAGCTGGGTTGGAGAAAGTGAAAA GTTGATAAAAGAACTGTTCTTACAAGCCACGAATGAGCCCGGTAGATCA GTTGTGTTTATTGACGAGATTGACAGCATCTGCAGGAAGAGAAATAGTCGCGAAGAGGAACACACAAGACGAATCAAGACCGAACTACTCAAACAGATGGAAGGGGCAGACACCTCTGTGACAGCTGATAAGATATTTTTGTTGTGTGCGACAAACTGTCCATGGGAATTGGACTTGGCATTTCTGAGAAGATTTCAAAAGAGGATTTACATCCCCTTGCCAGACAG AGAATCGAGACTTCAACTGATGAAGCTGCACTGCCGGGGAACGCAGGTGAAATTCACTGATGATGACTGGAATCAACTGGCTGATCAAACTGATGGATATTCAGGAAGTGACATCGCGACCTTCACCCTTGGTGCTCTGCTGGAACCTGTGCGAGATCTTCAGTCCACTAAACACTGGACTCAGTTACCAG ATGGCCATTTCATACCGTGCAGTCCTCATAGTGATGCCATCAATGCTAGCATGGTGGACCTTCCTCCTGATAAG ATTGTACCACGTGATGTTTCACTGCTAGACTTCATCAAGTCCCTTCAAACTCACCGTAAAACTGTGTGTGAAGAAGAGCTTCAGAAATTTGAACATTTCACCAAGAATTTTGGAGAACATGGATAA